One region of Kazachstania africana CBS 2517 chromosome 3, complete genome genomic DNA includes:
- the REG2 gene encoding protein phosphatase regulator REG2 (similar to Saccharomyces cerevisiae REG1 (YDR028C) and REG2 (YBR050C); ancestral locus Anc_3.258) encodes MMVSSNSYDMDLSEDTDRYSSFKLKRTNSLNIVPSNNSSISIDFETIKSNNDCWEILQSWKFIKSLQRLLISNNLEIDIYSTRLENITWRTWCKVKPHFCRNWVRSTITTLKPILKKTSPSDSTVKNSQIWKSNKNKSFSNKENFVHKKSKHIHFNNNVKQYIALTSLTQLQLLPSTNLNDTGENNNTDTPSNYFTNFKKGLNYNYDYNSVYTQDTSTFLPVLNCYTDIVDVPENINVSDLQKTISLSEEIDTLSITTHQTQLPPLLKKRSSSSNSSNFIFTSSSDSSSSNSSLESLHKSSTFSMF; translated from the coding sequence ATGATGGTAAGCTCGAATAGTTACGATATGGATCTTTCAGAAGATACTGATCGATATTCGTCATTCAAGCTGAAAAGAACCAATTCTTTGAACATTGTACCTTCAAACAATagttcaatttcaattgattttgaaacaatcaAAAGTAATAACGATTGTTGGGAAATTTTACAATCTTggaaatttattaaatctttacaaagattgttaatttcaaataatctgGAAATCGACATTTATAGTACAAgattagaaaatattacatGGAGAACATGGTGCAAAGTAAAACCGCATTTTTGCCGTAATTGGGTTCGTAGTACTATCACCACACTGAAaccaatattgaaaaagacaTCACCAAGTGATTCCACAGTTAAAAACTCACAGATTTGGAAAtccaataaaaataaatcattctcaaacaaagaaaatttcgtTCATAAGAAAAGTAAACATATCCATTTCAACAATAATGTGAAACAATATATTGCGTTAACTTCATTGACTCAACTTCAGCTTTTACcttcaacaaatttaaatgatactggagaaaataataataccgATACCCCAAGTAATTATTTCaccaattttaaaaaaggTTTAAATTACAATTACGACTATAATTCTGTATATACACAAGATACTTCAACTTTCTTACCTGTACTGAATTGCTACACTGATATAGTCGATGTTCCAGAAAATATCAACGTTTCAGATTTGCAGAAGACAATCTCACTTTCAGAAGAGATTGATACTCTCTCAATAACAACACATCAGACGCAGTTACCACcattactgaaaaaaagatcaaGCTCTTCAAActcttcaaatttcatattcacatcttcttcagattCAAGCTCAAGCAACTCATCATTAGAAAGTCTGCATAAATCAAGTACCTTCAGCATGTTCTAA
- the KAFR0C00560 gene encoding DNA-binding protein REB1 (similar to Saccharomyces cerevisiae REB1 (YBR049C) and YDR026C; ancestral locus Anc_3.256), which translates to MPFILLLQVLLLQALFMYSFCYYTHCINKIYIFFFWVSSFFNIRDEVTKSLFTTNCTYKSQTSQMNTNGHSVEEAVYKYVGELNYNDTQHDETSDSNWDNLSLGSDDLQDDLSNTNLQNNITTPAKFDLEDDNNSVVKSLADKNYRDLLPKIISKSNDSKIILVSDKISAQLVVEFNEKRSKLIPNPPKNSNFLKTEQDLINEFVLTFLKLNNITMKQFNSLIWSENDKNEIEKLVKMKFWKSIYKIFNYRLNSSIYKHVRRKYNNFNNHWNDELDERLFQLCHDEKLEGQWSKIGKLLDKLPDDCRDRWRNYVKVKDTKNSSKKWSPNEEAKLLRIVNESLHKDQSANWGHVSQLMGGARSRIQCRYKWNKLHQQDSLVRINSLSSEKLIMFFNKIKSLNTDEYEKIDWDSLANKDLTPMDWKLCYNKWKRKIKSNKEKTVVEICDELLKLLKHEQPVK; encoded by the coding sequence ATGCCATTTATACTTTTATTACAAGTTCTCTTATTACAAGCCCTGTTTATGTACAGTTTTTGTTATTATACTCACTGcattaataaaatatatatattttttttttgggtatcttcatttttcaatatcagaGATGAGGTAACAAAAAGTCTATTCACAACAAACTGTACATACAAATCTCAGACCTCTCAAATGAACACAAATGGCCACTCTGTGGAAGAAGCTGTTTATAAATACGTAGGTGAACTAAACTACAACGATACACAACATGATGAGACTAGTGATTCAAATTGGGACAATCTAAGTCTAGGTTCTGATGATCTTCAAGATGATTTATCCAACActaatttacaaaataatatcacTACCCCTGCAAAGTTCGATTTGGAGGATGATAACAATTCAGTGGTTAAATCTTTAGCTGATAAAAATTATCGTGATTTATTACCTAAAATCATCTCCAAatcaaatgattcaaaaataattttggtCAGTGACAAAATCTCAGCTCAATTGGTAGTTGAATTTAATGAGAAACGTAGTAAATTAATACCAAATCCACCCAAAAACTCTAACTTTCTAAAAACAGAGCAAGATCTCATCAACGAATTTGTGTTAACATTcctaaaattaaataatattaccatgaaacaatttaattctttaatatggagtgaaaatgataaaaatgaaattgaaaaacttgtcaagatgaaattttggaaatcaatttacaagatttttAACTATAGATTGAATTCATCCATTTACAAGCACgtcagaagaaaatataataattttaacaATCATTGGAATGATGAATTGGATGAAAGACTCTTTCAATTATGCCACGATGAAAAGTTAGAAGGTCAATGGTCTAAAATTGGCAAATTATTAGATAAACTACCTGATGATTGTAGAGATCGTTGGAGAAATTATGTCAAAGTTAAAGATACTAAAAATTCGAGTAAAAAATGGTCTCCAAATGAAGAAGCAAAATTATTGCGTATTGTAAATGAGTCCCTACATAAAGATCAATCTGCAAACTGGGGTCACGTTAGTCAACTGATGGGTGGCGCAAGATCACGAATCCAATGCCGTTATAAATGGAATAAACTTCATCAACAAGATTCATTAGTTAGAATCAATAGTCTGTCGAGTGAGAAACTGATCATGTTCTTTAACAAGattaaatctttaaatactgatgaatatgaaaaaattgattggGACAGTCTAGCCAATAAAGATTTAACGCCAATGGACTGGAAGCTTTGTTATAACAAATggaagaggaaaataaaGTCTAATAAGGAGAAAACAGTTGTGGAAATTTGTGATGAATTGTTAAAACTTCTCAAACATGAGCAACCGGTAAAATAG
- the FMP23 gene encoding Fmp23p (similar to Saccharomyces cerevisiae YBR047W; ancestral locus Anc_3.254) → MSRLALSSVLLRGSFRRFSLSVPIHSKTISKRVIIPPTTHLKSDSTGSASGKIGIDEFKQLPEDSDYIENFYNELEDFSEEYLKKHTKKSFADFEGEPDDLVFQVQKYVELQIVPKYTVEAGDQSRIYRSIGDKLLVERYIEFIKAMKLTLRLNGGHTFIFDLILQSHAVFNEWESNKYRNR, encoded by the coding sequence ATGTCTCGATTGGCGTTGAGTTCAGTACTTCTGAGAGGTTCTTTTCGTAGGTTTTCCTTGAGTGTCCCTATCCATTCtaaaacaatttcaaaaagagtAATAATACCGCCTACAACGCATCTGAAGAGCGATTCCACAGGTTCAGCTTCtggaaaaattggaattgatgaattcaaaCAACTACCGGAAGATTCAgattatattgaaaatttctataATGAGTTAGAAGACTTTAGTGAGGAATATCTCAAGAAGCATACAAAAAAGTCATTTGCAGATTTTGAAGGTGAACCAGACGATTTGGTTTTCCAAGTTCAAAAATACGTTGAATTACAAATAGTACCTAAATATACTGTAGAAGCAGGAGATCAATCTAGAATATACAGAAGTATTGGTGACAAACTTTTAGTTGAAAGATATATAGAGTTCATCAAAGCAATGAAACTGACCCTAAGATTAAACGGAGGACATACattcatttttgatttgattttacAATCACATGCAGTATTCAATGAATGGGAATCCAATAAATATCGTAATAGATAG
- the ZTA1 gene encoding NADPH:quinone reductase (similar to Saccharomyces cerevisiae ZTA1 (YBR046C); ancestral locus Anc_3.253): MSIPQSQKVLLIDGLSEGYEVIKYEDFATPIIVTDDEVIIKNRYTGVNYIESYFRKGIYPAELPYVLGREAVGTVVAIGKSVRDLKVGDKVSYIAGATFAQFTKVPNSTHVFKLPDTTSTEQLKLYAAGMIQGLTALTFVNEAYDVKKGDYVLLYAAAGGVGLIFNQLLRMRGAHTIAVASTNEKLSLAKENGAEFLINSKEDNILEKVQQITKGNGVDVAFDSVGKDTFETTLSCLKRKGTFVSYGNASGPVPPFPLSRLSPKNIRLLRPQLFGYVAQADEFRHYTEELISLIDSGKLNIKLFKIYQLYDYVQAAKDIESRSTTGKLILEVPQ, from the coding sequence ATGTCAATCCCTCAATCTCAAAAAGTTCTACTTATTGATGGACTAAGTGAGGGTTATGAAGTTATCAAGTACGAGGATTTCGCAACTCCTATCATTGTTACTGATGACGAAGTCATAATCAAAAATCGCTACACTGGTGTTAACTATATCGAATCATATTTCCGTAAAGGTATTTATCCGGCAGAATTGCCTTATGTATTGGGAAGAGAAGCTGTCGGTACAGTTGTAGCTATTGGTAAAAGTGTTAGAGATTTAAAAGTTGGTGATAAAGTCAGTTACATAGCAGGCGCCACTTTTGCTCAATTCACCAAGGTGCCAAATTCGACCCATGTGTTCAAGCTGCCAGATACTACGAGCACTGAACAACTCAAGTTATATGCTGCAGGTATGATACAGGGACTAACTGCATTAACCTTCGTCAACGAAGCATATGACGTGAAAAAGGGAGACTACGTGCTATTATATGCGGCTGCAGGTGGTGTTGGTCTGattttcaatcaattaCTAAGAATGAGAGGAGCTCATACAATTGCTGTGGCATCTACTAACGAAAAACTATCTTTAGCCAAAGAGAATGGCGCTGAGTTTTTGATTAATTCCAAGGAGGATAacattcttgaaaaagttcAACAAATTACAAAGGGCAACGGTGTCGATGTGGCATTCGATTCTGTAGGGAAGGACACTTTTGAAACCACTTTGTCATgcttgaaaagaaaaggtaCTTTCGTATCTTACGGTAATGCCTCGGGGCCAGTACCTCCATTTCCACTATCTCGTTTATCGCCAAAAAACATCAGACTCCTAAGACCACAATTGTTTGGTTATGTTGCTCAAGCTGATGAATTCCGTCACTATACCGAAGaattgatttctttaattgattCAGGGAAACTGAACATCAAGCTCTTTAAGATTTATCAACTTTATGATTACGTACAAGCAGCAAAAGATATAGAAAGTAGGAGTACTACCGGTAAGCTTATTTTAGAAGTCCCACAATAA
- the GIP1 gene encoding protein phosphatase regulator GIP1 (similar to Saccharomyces cerevisiae GIP1 (YBR045C); ancestral locus Anc_3.252), with protein MSLLESEEEWVFKTKRAAFRNWFFMGLKKDSELSCGKVPDRSSNSLELSRSKGLSPTYFQSTLFGSLRSATTSLRKRPFLLKSQRRRNGKGNRTRSKRSFQLKENVKTKLQKLKSTCNKFVISSKIPVTQNDSTYLSQEMSLICSHHDNDAGEKLSCYKSFRTSSRDLSLLFEYTMKDDSSDFNFESKANSNPPILKSLLFSGRPTSQQDHNNKTLPIFSNNLSTSADIVIEAKTTENKRIYDKVLQELVSLKNSGFTRSKKTSVRLLDNDSLGSDSLASTSMVVPDVTYENDTSVSCLLEDTESSIAINKRSELMDPSPYSKLKPNNKEVSSVYSSLLESSTTSSKVYTVPTFREQVTRLNIKDIIDSLRNGTLTEKQLTGMKRCVQQKLNFKNSTFYSELPSDFFENESVPYEEPVDICEKEDDILDTTETSVRFDTTSKLLVYTPKKIQPIPDSKASMEPHSILKSRDNSMMELENQQALRCERANLKTFIKSFNFFEGKREEEEIDNAKQRESQLQRYYSKQICPENWPDELSVSNQLFIGEKNYRSSKNKRKLCGVVTNL; from the coding sequence ATGAGCTTGCTAGaatcagaagaagaatggGTCTTCAAAACGAAGCGTGCTGCCTTTAGAAACTGGTTTTTTATGGGCCTCAAAAAAGATTCTGAACTAAGTTGTGGAAAAGTTCCCGACagatcttcaaattcactTGAATTGAGCAGATCAAAAGGGCTGTCACCCACATACTTTCAAAGTACATTATTTGGCTCCCTCAGATCCGCAACAACCTCTTTACGAAAAAGGCCTTTCCTTCTAAAGAGTCAAAGACGTAGAAATGGGAAGGGAAATCGCACTCGAAGCAAAAGGTCATTTcaattgaaggaaaatgtTAAAACCAAGCTTCAAAAACTAAAAAGCActtgtaataaatttgttatATCGTCTAAAATTCCGGTTACCCAGAATGACTCTACATATCTTTCACAGGAAATGTCCTTAATATGTTCTCATCACGACAATGATGCTGgagaaaaattatcatgttACAAAAGCTTCAGAACAAGCTCAAGAGATTTGAGCTTACTTTTTGAATACACTATGAAAGATGATTCAAgtgatttcaatttcgaGAGTAAGGCCAATAGTAATCCtccaattttaaaaagtTTGCTATTTAGTGGACGCCCTACTAGTCAACAAGACCATAACAATAAAACTCTCCctatcttttcaaataatctgTCAACTTCAGCTGATATAGTTATAGAGGCAAAAActactgaaaataaaagaatttacGATAAAGTTTTGCAAGAACTGGTAagtttaaaaaattcaggTTTTACAAGATCGAAAAAGACGTCAGTAAGATTGTTGGATAATGATAGTCTTGGATCTGACTCCCTTGCCAGCACTTCTATGGTAGTACCAGATGTTACTTATGAGAATGACACCAGTGTCAGCTGTCTGCTCGAGGACACCGAGTCTTCTATAGCCATAAATAAACGTTCTGAGCTAATGGATCCTTCACCTTATTCTAAATTAAAACCTAATAATAAGGAGGTTTCCTCAGTGTATTCTTCCTTACTCGAATCCTCAACCACAAGTAGTAAGGTTTACACCGTTCCAACATTTAGGGAGCAAGTCACGAGGCTAAATATTAAAGACATAATCGATAGTTTAAGAAATGGCACACTGACGGAGAAACAATTGACAGGTATGAAAAGATGCGTTCAACAGAAACTaaacttcaaaaatagTACATTTTATTCTGAACTACCttctgatttttttgaaaatgagaGTGTCCCTTATGAAGAGCCTGTCGATATTTGTGAGAAAGAGGATGATATTCTTGATACTACGGAGACAAGTGTCAGATTTGACACCACTTCAAAACTTTTAGTTTATacaccaaaaaaaatccaaCCTATACCAGATAGTAAGGCAAGTATGGAACCTCATTCAATCTTGAAGTCAAGAGATAATTCCATGATGGAGCTTGAAAATCAGCAAGCTTTGCGATGTGAGAGAGCAAATCTGAAGACTTTTATCAAATCcttcaacttttttgagggaaaaagagaagaagaggaaattgataatgCCAAACAGCGAGAAAGTCAGTTACAAAGATACTATTCGAAGCAAATATGCCCTGAAAATTGGCCAGATGAGCTCAGTGTATCCAATCAACTTTTTATAGGTGAAAAAAACTATCGTTCATCAAAGAATAAGAGAAAGCTTTGTGGAGTTGTGACAAATTTGTAA
- the TCM62 gene encoding Tcm62p (similar to Saccharomyces cerevisiae TCM62 (YBR044C); ancestral locus Anc_3.247) yields the protein MLRWRCDNNTLFKRSIRTLKTNSSHIYSLKAAECQIEFLSHITKWDAILNSISNSKSLLYANKYDTKPRVFSSDDHTQLTFLIKRHLDSLLFSQDKLGRIGLNLFLDIFQDRLTTPLATTLLASLLGQIRLNFHFDTIQAVITGLEHVRIFLANNRVFIDSPKAIGEFIDNLGIDPESHEITSKVLKEIDYKLSTDDIVRAARGTHRYDVVDVSKGWKWTSGIPETDEKYLRSIFIKNNKFVSINGGALVLIYDGDLIETRGISPTLDYMNNEGRSLVLIVTGTCEKDALNMIAINNNKNKRKGKNVKTVLLKYNSVENGNLSIQENFDLLEFLSLPNGVGSIYSPKFSDNIPSSRCANQYYGTLESLKATIGEAFLYNSNGLSEVNTSSPCLKKRVTINVGGETMAGIDDRRNMYDNLFNNLLCHGLSEGFIPSYGISLVKSIPYLRRKVITSSLSMNERLGYDILLSALTSPMERALMGEFYYRKHEATAAIIKTMENTKFTDAYLTVTCARPQNVLRGAKMEPWNKVDDTLRNIINFIKVITSCGNVIAKTFEKPRRQ from the coding sequence ATGCTCAGATGGAGATGCGATAACAACACACTTTTCAAACGAAGTATAAGGACATTAAAGACAAATTCGAGCCATATTTATTCTCTCAAAGCTGCGGAATGTCAAATTGAGTTTCTTTCGCACATTACAAAATGGGATGCGATACTGAACTCTATTTCCAACAGCAAGTCACTCTTATATGCAAACAAGTATGACACTAAGCCACGTGTATTCTCTTCTGATGATCATACTCAATTGACTTTTCTGATAAAACGACATTTAGATTCGTTGCTGTTCTCCCAAGACAAGTTGGGCAGGATTGGGCTGAACTTATTTCTGGATATATTCCAAGACCGACTTACTACTCCACTGGCTACTACATTATTGGCGAGTTTACTAGGCCAAATCCGcttaaattttcattttgatacAATTCAAGCTGTCATAACTGGGCTGGAGCACGTAAGAATCTTTTTAGCTAATAATAGAGTCTTTATTGATAGTCCGAAGGCAATTGGTGAATTTATCGATAATCTTGGAATTGATCCGGAAAGCCATGAAATTACCAGTAAAGTATTGAAGGAGATAGACTATAAACTTTCTACCGATGATATAGTGCGGGCTGCGAGAGGCACACATAGGTACGACGTAGTTGATGTTTCTAAAGGTTGGAAATGGACCTCGGGTATACCAGAAACAGATGAGAAATACTTGAGATCTATATTTATTAAGAACAATAAATTTGTATCAATTAATGGCGGTGCTCTCGTCCTTATTTACGATGGTGatttaattgaaacaaGAGGCATATCACCAACATTAGATTACATGAATAATGAAGGAAGGTCACTGGTACTGATTGTTACTGGGACCTGTGAAAAGGATGCATTGAACATGATAGCAATAAACAATAACAAAAACAAGAGAAAGGGGAAGAATGTGAAGACCGTCTTGCTGAAATATAACTCAGTTGAGAATGGAAACCTTAGtatacaagaaaattttgaccTATTAGAATTTCTAAGCTTACCAAATGGAGTAGGCAGTATTTACTCTCCAAAATTTTCCGATAATATTCCTAGTAGCAGGTGCGCCAATCAGTACTATGGAACGTTGGAATCTTTGAAGGCAACAATTGGAGAAgcttttttatataattccAATGGACTTTCTGAGGTGAACACTAGCAGTCCCTGTTTGAAAAAAAGGGTGACTATAAATGTGGGGGGAGAAACTATGGCTGGAATTGATGACAGAAGGAATATGTATGATAACCTATTTAACAATCTTCTCTGTCATGGATTATCGGAAGGTTTTATACCTAGTTATGGAATATCCCTAGTTAAAAGCATTCCATATTTAAGACGGAAGGTCATCACATCTTCCTTAAGCATGAATGAAAGACTTGGCTACGACATTCTTTTGTCAGCCTTAACGTCACCAATGGAAAGGGCCTTGATGGGCGAATTTTATTACAGAAAACATGAGGCAACCGCCGCAATAATCAAAACCATGGAAAACACCAAATTTACTGATGCATATCTCACAGTAACTTGTGCACGTCCACAAAATGTCCTCAGAGGTGCTAAAATGGAACCGTGGAACAAAGTTGATGACACTCTAAGAaacattatcaatttcatcaaggTCATTACCAGTTGTGGCAACGTAATAGCCAAGACATTTGAAAAACCAAGGCGACAGTAA
- the CST26 gene encoding putative acyltransferase (similar to Saccharomyces cerevisiae CST26 (YBR042C) and YDR018C; ancestral locus Anc_3.244), with protein MAHASSNSWLIYNVKKVVVPLISILVFVEDIFVLLLCQLYITHFIPKDTPRFQNALDQTKKAFICILITIWHVVAPSKVRITTDNKTIPKGTFFIDLKKNKFSSNIKPNSVTIANHQIYTDWVFLWWLAYTSNLAGRVYIMLKKSLQSIPVLGYGMTNFKFIFMNRKWAADRVHLINSLRELDADARGTGSLTGSRPVSVDDNGLINWNTTIQPSAEIKQSKKGTSCWPYNLILFPEGTNHTANTLSKSIIFAEKANRKPLKNVLLPHSTGLRFCLRNLKPSLDILYDVTIAYSGIDKETKFAADAYGLGSIFLEGKYPSIVDIYIRAFEIENIPIDDEDQFVDWIYNVWKEKDELLENYHKNGNSFGLDPELNYSTMDGFSVSNWEFFLVLAFPLASTLFLLKYILSLLF; from the coding sequence ATGGCACATGCATCGAGTAATTCCTGGCTCATTTACAATGTCAAAAAAGTAGTTGTTCCATTAATTTCTATACTGGTCTTCGTGGAAGATATATTCGTGTTATTACTTTGTCAGTTGTATATCACACATTTTATACCAAAGGACACACCAAGGTTTCAAAATGCATTGGATCAAACTAAAAAAGCATTCATTTGTATCTTGATTACTATATGGCATGTAGTAGCTCCATCCAAAGTTAGGATAACTACAGATAACAAAACCATTCCAAAAGGGACTTTTTTCATcgatttgaagaagaataaattctcttcaaatattaaaCCAAATTCAGTGACTATCgcaaatcatcaaatttacaCTGATTGGGTCTTCCTTTGGTGGTTGGCATATACTTCAAATCTGGCAGGTAGGGTCTATATCATGCTAAAAAAGTCCCTACAAAGCATTCCAGTTTTGGGTTATGGTATGACAAACtttaaattcatctttatgAATAGAAAATGGGCTGCTGATCGTGTGCATTTGATCAACAGCTTGAGAGAATTAGATGCAGATGCAAGAGGAACTGGTTCTTTGACTGGATCAAGACCTGTCAGCGTCGATGATAATGGTTTGATCAACTGGAATACTACGATCCAACCAAGTGCTGAAATAAAGCAATCGAAAAAAGGTACATCATGCTGGCCATAcaatttaattttgttcCCAGAAGGTACTAATCATACTGCTAATACCTTGAGTAAAAGTATTATTTTCGCCGAAAAAGCTAATAGAAAACCTCTGAAAAATGTCCTGTTACCACATTCTACTGGTTTGAGATTCTGtttgagaaatttgaaaccaaGTTTGGATATCCTTTATGACGTTACAATTGCATATTCTGGAATTGACAAAGAGACAAAATTTGCTGCTGATGCATATGGCTTAGGTAGCATCTTTTTAGAAGGTAAATACCCCTCCATCGTAGATATCTATATCAGAGCTTTTGAAATAGAGAACATTCCTATCGATGATGAGGATCAGTTCGTTGATTGGATCTACAATGTatggaaagaaaaggaTGAGTTGCTGGAAAATTATCATAAGAATGGCAACTCCTTCGGTTTGGATCCAGAGTTGAATTACAGTACGATGGATGGTTTTAGTGTGTCTAATTGGGAATTCTTTTTAGTTCTAGCGTTCCCACTTGCTTCCACACtctttttattgaaatatattttgtCCCTCTTATTTTAG